In the genome of Bacteroidota bacterium, one region contains:
- a CDS encoding lysylphosphatidylglycerol synthase transmembrane domain-containing protein produces the protein MNTSLKKIIQYAIIIAVGGGFMYYVFKNQDWAELWSKISSANLLWLGIGMSVSVFSHWLRAYRAILMYDAMNYKIKTDNSFYAVIIGYMMNYFIPRAGEVARCASLNKSDNLPIEKSLGSVITERLFDLLIMVFLLALVFFIQFDLIWGFIQKTIATNQTASTGTLPLKWIVLGLLVATSAFIYLLRHKIKSLAIYNKIASLLKGFMDGLLSIKNVKQPVLFVFLSFGIWACYILMMYCCFFALVSTSSLSFTACLTVFAIGTIGVALPAPGAGAGTYHYFISQSLLLFGVAEADGVAYATMVHGAQMILIIVLGLLSSLILLLKKKAQ, from the coding sequence TTGAATACTAGCCTTAAAAAAATAATTCAATATGCAATAATCATTGCCGTTGGCGGTGGTTTTATGTATTATGTTTTTAAAAACCAAGACTGGGCAGAACTTTGGTCAAAAATAAGTTCGGCTAATTTGCTTTGGTTGGGTATTGGTATGTCGGTTTCCGTTTTTAGCCATTGGCTAAGGGCTTACAGAGCTATATTGATGTACGATGCCATGAATTACAAAATAAAAACCGACAATAGTTTTTATGCAGTAATAATTGGTTACATGATGAATTATTTTATTCCCCGTGCCGGAGAAGTGGCTCGTTGTGCTTCCCTTAACAAATCAGATAATTTACCCATTGAAAAATCGTTGGGCAGTGTAATTACCGAGCGTTTATTCGATTTACTGATTATGGTATTTCTATTAGCCCTCGTATTTTTTATTCAGTTTGATTTAATATGGGGTTTTATTCAAAAAACCATTGCCACTAACCAAACAGCCAGTACTGGCACATTGCCACTTAAATGGATTGTTTTAGGTTTATTGGTTGCAACAAGTGCTTTTATTTATTTGCTGCGTCATAAAATAAAATCTTTAGCTATTTACAATAAAATAGCCTCATTACTCAAAGGTTTTATGGATGGTTTACTCAGTATAAAAAACGTAAAACAACCTGTTTTATTTGTATTCCTTTCATTTGGTATTTGGGCTTGTTACATATTAATGATGTACTGCTGCTTTTTTGCATTAGTAAGCACTTCTTCTTTGAGTTTTACAGCCTGCTTAACGGTATTTGCCATTGGAACCATTGGTGTTGCTTTACCTGCTCCGGGAGCAGGAGCCGGCACTTACCATTATTTTATTTCGCAAAGCCTATTATTATTTGGCGTTGCTGAAGCCGATGGCGTTGCTTATGCCACCATGGTACATGGCGCACAAATGATACTGATAATTGTATTAGGACTTTTAAGTAGCTTAATTTTGTTGCTAAAGAAAAAAGCACAATAA
- the rfaE2 gene encoding D-glycero-beta-D-manno-heptose 1-phosphate adenylyltransferase, protein MTHIKAIHDKIHTWESLAEQVKQWQQEGKKVVFSNGCFDLLHKGHVDYLNHAADLGDVLVMGLNTDASVSELKGPHRPIQDEQSRLLIMAALQCVSAVTLFAEETPYDLIKLVQPDVLVKGSDYKPEDIVGYDIVTAKGGEVKTVPFLPGFSTSGIEKKIKLS, encoded by the coding sequence ATGACACATATTAAAGCCATTCACGATAAAATACATACTTGGGAAAGTCTTGCCGAACAAGTTAAACAATGGCAACAGGAAGGGAAAAAAGTAGTTTTTAGCAATGGCTGTTTTGATTTACTGCACAAAGGCCATGTTGATTATTTAAACCATGCGGCTGATTTGGGTGATGTATTGGTAATGGGTTTGAATACAGATGCATCGGTAAGTGAATTAAAAGGACCTCACCGCCCCATTCAAGACGAGCAATCGCGTTTATTGATTATGGCAGCTTTACAATGTGTAAGCGCGGTAACACTATTTGCAGAAGAAACCCCTTACGATTTAATAAAACTGGTACAACCTGACGTATTGGTTAAAGGAAGTGATTACAAACCGGAAGACATAGTTGGCTACGATATAGTTACCGCTAAAGGTGGCGAAGTAAAAACCGTTCCTTTTCTACCGGGCTTTTCAACCAGCGGTATCGAAAAAAAAATAAAGTTATCTTAA
- a CDS encoding tetratricopeptide repeat protein — protein MVLFFSCNPTRDRWINRKWHSMTGHFNIYFNGEQKLNDAISSLKAGHVNDFNKVLDVFPYGDEAAAKGVSNVLDEAMKKFSGAIQLHQVGSYTDEAWFAIAKTHFFKRDFYASQEALQFMISKYPAEYKNISTAWLAKTYIGLKKTPEAEAVIGLVLSNKNIQKEDIAEIYATAADVNIRLEKYKSAIENLNKVLNEGKVDKETKIRYRYILGQLYIIADDKKNALVNFNKVIGLVPAYDFAFNATINITKLYDVNDKTAVNKVRRNLRRMANDDKNIDYLDQIYFELGKLELSQKNNDAAIAAFKKSTFKSTKNKEQKTKSYYELAKLYFDLKNYKNAKLYYDSTAALISKTDKQYNTITSTKAVLSELINNITVYETEDSLQKLSTLSKADLNKKVTDWISNYNKQRELAAKEAKKNKSIELSNQANQNNIANPSTPGIGDAANQWYFYNTALLTNGSAEFFSNKKWGQRINEDFWRIASKEKNNKVTPDAGKDSSDEKKLSPEEQKNKDNQQKDIADKEENKPVVKFFGDSLKDAWIRNVPFTKQALENSNLNLMEALHNLGLIYYSKIKNYKEAIGYFNMLESKFPKSDYEPEAWYYLHKSHEELKEKNNAKVYKDDLLKQYPDNPYSLLLQGKSANTVATDQNKDLVALYDQTFEAYKAEQYETVKKLKAEADKKYPGNNFRPKFEYINALAIGKTEKVENFKQALTNITTEFAKTDVADQAKEILDILNRSQKRNEIIGKDSTLAEFRVEMEPDAPHYYIMAIKNEKANFTEYVEAISTYNDAFASLDNLRVNAIMSNEGYQILMVREFSTQKKAEDYYKGITANNVVTARLKVKEPYIDFIISTNNYKKILRDKEIEKYNTFYKKAQLKQTP, from the coding sequence ATGGTATTGTTTTTTTCATGTAATCCTACTCGGGACAGATGGATTAACCGAAAATGGCACAGCATGACGGGGCATTTCAATATTTATTTTAATGGTGAACAAAAGCTAAATGATGCCATTAGCAGCTTGAAAGCAGGTCATGTTAACGACTTTAATAAAGTATTGGATGTTTTTCCTTATGGTGATGAAGCTGCGGCTAAAGGGGTAAGCAATGTGCTGGACGAGGCCATGAAAAAGTTTTCGGGCGCCATACAATTACACCAAGTTGGCTCTTATACTGATGAAGCCTGGTTTGCCATAGCTAAAACCCATTTTTTTAAACGCGATTTTTATGCAAGCCAAGAAGCTTTGCAATTTATGATTAGCAAATACCCCGCTGAATATAAAAACATTTCGACTGCGTGGTTAGCCAAAACCTATATAGGCTTAAAGAAAACACCTGAAGCGGAAGCTGTTATTGGCTTGGTGCTTTCCAATAAAAATATCCAGAAAGAAGATATAGCTGAAATATATGCTACTGCTGCCGATGTAAATATTAGATTAGAGAAATACAAATCGGCCATTGAAAATTTAAACAAAGTTTTAAATGAAGGTAAAGTAGATAAGGAAACTAAAATACGATACCGTTACATATTGGGCCAGTTGTATATTATAGCTGATGATAAAAAAAATGCACTGGTTAATTTCAATAAAGTAATTGGTTTAGTACCTGCTTACGATTTTGCCTTTAATGCTACTATTAATATTACAAAACTATACGATGTAAATGATAAGACGGCTGTAAACAAAGTAAGACGCAACTTGCGCAGAATGGCCAATGACGATAAAAATATTGATTACCTTGATCAAATTTATTTTGAGTTAGGCAAATTAGAATTATCGCAAAAAAATAACGATGCAGCTATTGCTGCTTTCAAAAAATCAACTTTCAAAAGCACCAAAAATAAAGAGCAAAAAACCAAATCGTATTACGAATTGGCTAAGCTGTATTTTGATTTAAAAAATTATAAAAATGCTAAATTGTATTACGACTCTACTGCTGCTTTAATTAGCAAAACAGATAAACAATACAATACCATTACAAGCACCAAAGCGGTATTAAGTGAGTTGATTAATAATATTACTGTTTATGAAACAGAAGATAGTTTACAAAAGCTAAGCACGCTGAGTAAAGCTGATTTAAATAAAAAAGTAACCGATTGGATAAGCAATTATAACAAACAAAGAGAACTGGCTGCCAAAGAGGCTAAAAAGAATAAATCAATTGAGTTAAGCAATCAGGCCAATCAGAATAATATAGCAAATCCAAGTACACCGGGTATTGGCGATGCTGCAAACCAATGGTACTTTTACAATACGGCTTTATTAACCAATGGCTCCGCTGAGTTTTTTAGCAATAAAAAATGGGGTCAGCGTATTAATGAAGACTTTTGGAGAATAGCTTCAAAAGAGAAAAACAATAAAGTAACTCCGGATGCAGGCAAAGACAGTAGCGATGAGAAAAAATTAAGTCCGGAGGAACAAAAGAACAAAGACAACCAACAAAAAGACATAGCGGATAAAGAAGAAAACAAACCTGTTGTTAAATTTTTTGGCGACTCGTTAAAAGATGCGTGGATACGAAATGTTCCATTCACCAAACAGGCGCTTGAAAACTCCAACTTAAATTTAATGGAGGCGTTGCATAACCTAGGCTTGATTTATTACAGTAAAATAAAAAATTATAAAGAAGCCATCGGTTACTTTAATATGTTGGAAAGTAAATTCCCTAAAAGTGATTATGAGCCTGAAGCATGGTATTATTTGCATAAGTCGCATGAGGAGTTGAAAGAAAAAAACAATGCTAAAGTTTATAAGGACGATTTGTTAAAACAATATCCTGATAATCCATACTCGTTACTATTACAAGGTAAGTCGGCCAATACAGTAGCTACTGACCAAAATAAAGACTTAGTAGCCTTATACGATCAAACGTTTGAAGCTTATAAAGCCGAACAATATGAAACCGTAAAAAAACTAAAAGCCGAAGCTGATAAAAAATATCCTGGTAATAATTTTAGGCCTAAGTTTGAGTATATAAACGCATTGGCTATTGGAAAAACTGAAAAAGTAGAAAACTTTAAACAGGCATTAACTAATATAACAACCGAGTTTGCTAAAACCGATGTGGCTGACCAAGCCAAAGAGATACTTGATATTTTAAACCGATCACAAAAACGCAATGAAATAATAGGTAAAGATTCAACGCTGGCGGAGTTCAGGGTTGAAATGGAACCGGATGCCCCGCATTATTATATCATGGCTATTAAAAACGAAAAAGCCAATTTTACCGAATACGTAGAAGCTATTTCAACCTATAATGATGCTTTTGCATCGCTTGATAATTTAAGGGTAAATGCCATAATGAGTAATGAAGGTTACCAGATTTTAATGGTAAGAGAATTCAGCACTCAGAAAAAAGCAGAAGATTATTATAAAGGTATTACAGCCAATAATGTTGTAACAGCCCGTTTAAAAGTAAAAGAACCTTATATTGACTTTATTATATCGACCAATAATTATAAAAAAATATTGCGCGATAAAGAGATTGAAAAGTACAATACATTTTATAAAAAAGCACAGCTAAAACAGACCCCATGA